A part of Sus scrofa isolate TJ Tabasco breed Duroc chromosome 15, Sscrofa11.1, whole genome shotgun sequence genomic DNA contains:
- the PDCD1 gene encoding programmed cell death protein 1 isoform X1 — protein sequence MGTPRALWPVVWVVLQLRWWPGWLLDAPSRPRGPLTLSPAQLTVPEGANATFTCSFPSEPKHFILNWYRLSPSNQTDKLAAFSEEGSQPGRDPRFHVTPLPNGRDFHMSVVATRRNDSGTYFCGAIYLPPKTQINESHQAKLTVTERVLELPTEHPSCPPRPEGHLEGQVLVITSVLLGLLLLLLLAWSLAAFFLWAPRGDRAHRRENQPREGASSGLVFTVDYGELDFQWREKTPVPSAACVSEQTEYATIVFPERPGSPGRRASADSPQGPWPQRTEDGHCSWPL from the exons ATGGGGACCCCGCGGGCACTGTGGCCAGTTGTCTGGGTCGTGCTGCAGCTGCGCTGGTGGCCAGGATGGCTCCTAG ATGCCCCCAGCAGGCCCAGGGGCCCCCTCACCCTCTCCCCGGCCCAGCTCACGGTGCCCGAGGGGGCCAATGCCACGTTCACCTGCAGCTTCCCCAGCGAGCCCAAGCACTTCATCCTCAACTGGTACCGCTTGAGCCCCAGCAACCAGACGGACAAGCTGGCCGCCTTCTCCGAGGAAGGCAGCCAGCCAGGCCGGGACCCACGCTTCCATGTCACGCCGCTGCCCAACGGACGAGACTTCCACATGAGTGTGGTGGCCACCAGGCGCAATGACAGTGGCACCTACTTCTGTGGGGCCATCTACCTTCCCCCCAAGACACAGATCAACGAGAGCCATCAGGCAAAGCTCACAGTGACAG AGAGAGTCCTGGAGCTGCCCACAGAGCACCCCAGCTGCCCGCCCAGGCCCGAAGGCCACTTAGAGGGCCAGGTCCTGGTCATCACCAGTGTCCTGCTggggctcctgctgctgctgctgctggcctggagCTTGGCCGCCTTCTTCCTCTGGGCCCCTCGAG GTGACCGTGCCCACCGGAGGGAGAACCAGCCTCGG GAGGGCGCCTCTTCTGGGCTTGTGTTCACTGTGGACTATGGGGAGCTGGACTTCCAATGGCGAGAGAAGACCCCGGTGCCCTCCGCTGCCTGTGTCTCGGAACAGACCGAATACGCCACCATCGTCTTCCCAGAGAGGCCGGGCTCCCCAGGCCGCAGGGCCTCAGCAGACAGCCCGCAAGGGCCCTGGCCTCAGAGGACGGAGGATGGACACTGCTCTTGGCCCCTCTGA
- the PDCD1 gene encoding programmed cell death protein 1 precursor (The RefSeq protein has 2 substitutions compared to this genomic sequence), protein MGTPRALWPVVWVVLQLRWWPGWLLDAPSRPRGPLTLSPAQLTVPEGANATFTCSFPSEPKHFILNWYRLSPSNQTDKLAAFSEDGSQPGRDPRFHVTPLPNGRDFHMSVVATRRNDSGTYFCGAIYLPPKTQINESHQAKLTVTERVLELPTEHPSCPPRPEGHLEGQVLVITSVLLGLLLLLLLAWSLAAFFLWAPRGDRAHRTENQPRKEGASSGLVFTVDYGELDFQWREKTPVPSAACVSEQTEYATIVFPERPGSPGRRASADSPQGPWPQRTEDGHCSWPL, encoded by the exons ATGGGGACCCCGCGGGCACTGTGGCCAGTTGTCTGGGTCGTGCTGCAGCTGCGCTGGTGGCCAGGATGGCTCCTAG ATGCCCCCAGCAGGCCCAGGGGCCCCCTCACCCTCTCCCCGGCCCAGCTCACGGTGCCCGAGGGGGCCAATGCCACGTTCACCTGCAGCTTCCCCAGCGAGCCCAAGCACTTCATCCTCAACTGGTACCGCTTGAGCCCCAGCAACCAGACGGACAAGCTGGCCGCCTTCTCCGAGGAAGGCAGCCAGCCAGGCCGGGACCCACGCTTCCATGTCACGCCGCTGCCCAACGGACGAGACTTCCACATGAGTGTGGTGGCCACCAGGCGCAATGACAGTGGCACCTACTTCTGTGGGGCCATCTACCTTCCCCCCAAGACACAGATCAACGAGAGCCATCAGGCAAAGCTCACAGTGACAG AGAGAGTCCTGGAGCTGCCCACAGAGCACCCCAGCTGCCCGCCCAGGCCCGAAGGCCACTTAGAGGGCCAGGTCCTGGTCATCACCAGTGTCCTGCTggggctcctgctgctgctgctgctggcctggagCTTGGCCGCCTTCTTCCTCTGGGCCCCTCGAG GTGACCGTGCCCACCGGAGGGAGAACCAGCCTCGG AAGGAGGGCGCCTCTTCTGGGCTTGTGTTCACTGTGGACTATGGGGAGCTGGACTTCCAATGGCGAGAGAAGACCCCGGTGCCCTCCGCTGCCTGTGTCTCGGAACAGACCGAATACGCCACCATCGTCTTCCCAGAGAGGCCGGGCTCCCCAGGCCGCAGGGCCTCAGCAGACAGCCCGCAAGGGCCCTGGCCTCAGAGGACGGAGGATGGACACTGCTCTTGGCCCCTCTGA